A genome region from Hymenobacter tibetensis includes the following:
- a CDS encoding glycoside hydrolase family 2 TIM barrel-domain containing protein, whose product MTDSFLHNLTAYPNPRRLGSPSPFRRGGRGVRPLVWATFLFLLSFAASAQEASVYFFPGVSNPPKIYSGPEGDAWEIPQITELNRDRTRATAYSFPTEKDALLGDRTKTPRLLNLNGNWDFNFASKPADAPKDFYKSRVSGWKQLAVPTNWEMNGYDLPIYKSAKYPFRPVNPPFVPQDYNGVGSYQRTFTVPAGWQNQNVTLHFGGVSSAFKVWVNGKFLGYGEDSCLPSEFNVTPYLQAGENVVSVQVIRWSDGSYLEDQDHWRLSGIYREVLLLAEPKFRLADFHWQAKLDKQYKDAVLSIRPRLENLTGNNDLSGYQVSAQLYDKTGKAVLGQPLQRTAESIINEPYPRLDNAKFGLLETTVRNPLKWSDEAPNLYTLVLTLTDKTGAVLEAKSCKVGFRSIEFSKDNGKLLINGKQTYLYGVNRHDHHPTKGMAVSREDIREDVRTLKQFNFNCIRTSHYPNDPYFYDLCDEYGILVIDEANLETHGLGSKLSNDPAWTTAYQERSMRMALRDKNHPSIIFWSLGNESGRGPNHAAMAAWLHDFDITRPIHYEPAMGDPHVEGYIDPNDPAYPKNHAYRIQTPRDQAYVDMVSRMYPGLFTGELLANQQNGDNRPIFFCEYAHSMGNATGNMKEFWDGWRATKRVIGGCIWEFKDQGLQKRDSAGTAFYAYGGDFQEKYYDDFTIKGIVASDGKPHAAIYECKRVYQPLECTLTDAGKSLMKVENRHAMKSAVDYAAALVVREDGRVVSTKQLPRLRLAAGRDTVLNLKSYLPKMKAGAEYLATISFTLPEATNWAPKGHEVASNQFALSGLAQPQTKTTKHPAVAVRDEAAAYTLSGKDFQVTIDKTTGALTSYRHHGTEQLATPLLPHFTRPLTDNDRRGWKADKKLKEWFATEPKLQNLTLDKSNPSQPSLTSTYSLIDGKTTMRVNYTLNGDGTLKVDYALTPAAGLPNIPRVGMQVGIKRAYNNISFYGRGPMENYIDRRYGFDAGIYSQPLSEFADSYVVPMEYANRTDVRWMHLADKQNTGLLVVADSLLSMSAWPHTEQNIQKARHTNKLQDAGFITLNIDLAQMGVGGNTSWDAQAAPIDKYQLPAKPYSYSFYLLPTVGKKDASTLARNIRFNSQSKRNAQ is encoded by the coding sequence ATGACTGACTCCTTCTTACATAATCTTACCGCCTACCCAAACCCACGCCGACTCGGCTCCCCCTCTCCTTTTCGGAGAGGGGGACGGGGGGTGAGGCCCCTCGTCTGGGCCACTTTCCTATTCCTACTATCCTTCGCAGCCAGCGCCCAGGAAGCCAGCGTGTACTTCTTTCCGGGCGTTTCCAACCCGCCTAAAATCTACTCGGGACCTGAAGGCGACGCCTGGGAAATTCCGCAAATCACGGAGCTGAACCGGGACCGGACGCGGGCTACGGCCTACTCCTTCCCCACCGAAAAAGACGCCCTGCTCGGCGACCGGACCAAGACGCCGCGCCTGCTGAACCTGAACGGCAACTGGGATTTCAACTTCGCCAGTAAGCCTGCTGATGCACCCAAGGACTTCTACAAAAGCCGCGTGAGTGGCTGGAAACAGCTGGCAGTGCCCACCAACTGGGAAATGAACGGCTACGATTTGCCGATTTACAAGAGCGCCAAGTACCCCTTCCGGCCTGTGAATCCGCCCTTCGTGCCGCAGGACTACAACGGCGTGGGCTCCTACCAGCGCACGTTCACGGTGCCTGCGGGTTGGCAAAATCAGAACGTGACGCTGCACTTTGGCGGCGTTAGCTCGGCGTTCAAGGTGTGGGTGAACGGCAAGTTTCTGGGCTACGGCGAAGACAGTTGCCTACCCTCGGAATTCAACGTGACGCCTTATTTGCAAGCCGGCGAAAACGTGGTATCGGTGCAAGTAATCCGTTGGTCGGATGGCTCGTATCTGGAAGACCAAGACCACTGGCGGCTCAGCGGCATCTACCGCGAGGTGCTGCTGTTGGCCGAGCCGAAGTTCCGGCTCGCCGATTTCCATTGGCAGGCCAAACTCGACAAGCAGTACAAAGACGCGGTGCTGAGCATTCGTCCGCGCCTGGAAAACCTGACCGGCAACAACGACCTAAGCGGCTACCAAGTATCGGCCCAACTCTACGACAAAACGGGCAAAGCAGTGCTAGGCCAGCCCTTGCAGCGCACCGCTGAGAGCATCATCAACGAGCCCTACCCGCGCCTCGACAACGCCAAGTTCGGGCTGTTGGAAACCACCGTGCGCAACCCGCTGAAGTGGAGCGACGAAGCGCCCAACCTCTACACGCTGGTGCTCACGCTCACCGACAAAACCGGCGCGGTACTGGAAGCCAAAAGCTGCAAAGTGGGCTTCCGCAGCATCGAGTTTTCCAAGGACAACGGCAAGCTGCTCATCAACGGCAAACAAACCTACCTCTACGGCGTCAACCGCCACGACCACCACCCCACCAAGGGCATGGCTGTGTCGCGGGAGGATATTCGGGAAGATGTGCGCACGCTTAAGCAGTTCAATTTCAACTGCATCCGCACCAGCCACTACCCCAACGACCCGTATTTCTACGACCTCTGCGACGAGTACGGCATACTGGTAATCGACGAAGCTAACCTGGAAACCCACGGCCTGGGCTCCAAACTCAGCAACGACCCGGCCTGGACTACCGCCTATCAGGAGCGCAGCATGCGCATGGCCTTGCGCGACAAAAACCACCCGAGCATTATCTTTTGGAGCCTCGGCAATGAGTCGGGGCGCGGGCCCAACCATGCGGCTATGGCGGCCTGGCTGCACGATTTCGACATCACCCGGCCCATCCACTACGAGCCCGCCATGGGCGACCCGCACGTGGAAGGCTACATCGACCCCAACGACCCTGCCTACCCCAAAAACCACGCCTACCGCATCCAAACGCCCCGCGACCAGGCCTACGTGGACATGGTGAGCCGCATGTACCCCGGCTTGTTTACCGGCGAGCTGCTGGCCAACCAGCAAAACGGCGACAATCGGCCTATTTTCTTCTGCGAATACGCCCACTCCATGGGCAACGCCACCGGCAACATGAAGGAATTCTGGGACGGCTGGCGCGCCACCAAACGCGTGATTGGCGGCTGCATCTGGGAGTTTAAAGACCAGGGCTTGCAGAAGCGCGACTCCGCTGGCACGGCCTTCTACGCTTACGGCGGCGACTTTCAGGAGAAGTACTATGACGACTTCACCATCAAGGGCATCGTGGCTTCCGACGGCAAGCCCCACGCGGCCATTTACGAGTGCAAGCGGGTGTATCAGCCGCTGGAATGCACGCTGACCGATGCCGGCAAGAGCCTGATGAAAGTCGAGAACCGGCACGCCATGAAGTCAGCAGTTGACTACGCGGCGGCGCTGGTGGTGCGCGAAGATGGCCGGGTGGTAAGCACCAAGCAATTGCCCCGGTTACGGCTGGCCGCTGGCCGCGACACGGTACTCAACCTCAAGTCCTACCTGCCGAAGATGAAGGCGGGCGCCGAGTATCTGGCCACCATTTCCTTCACGCTGCCCGAGGCCACCAACTGGGCTCCGAAAGGCCACGAGGTAGCCAGCAACCAATTCGCCCTGAGTGGCTTGGCCCAGCCGCAAACCAAAACCACCAAGCATCCGGCCGTAGCGGTGCGCGACGAAGCCGCTGCCTACACCCTAAGCGGCAAGGACTTCCAAGTGACCATTGACAAGACCACCGGCGCGCTGACTTCCTACCGCCACCACGGCACCGAGCAGCTAGCCACTCCGCTCCTGCCGCACTTCACCCGCCCCCTCACCGACAACGACCGGCGCGGCTGGAAGGCCGACAAGAAGCTGAAGGAGTGGTTTGCAACGGAACCCAAGCTGCAAAACCTGACCCTCGACAAGTCGAACCCCAGCCAGCCCAGCCTCACCAGCACCTACTCGCTCATCGACGGCAAAACCACGATGCGCGTGAACTACACCCTGAACGGCGACGGCACTTTGAAGGTGGACTATGCTTTGACGCCCGCCGCCGGTCTGCCTAACATTCCGCGAGTGGGCATGCAGGTCGGCATTAAGCGTGCCTATAACAACATCAGCTTCTACGGCCGCGGGCCCATGGAAAACTACATCGACCGGCGCTACGGCTTTGATGCGGGCATCTACAGCCAGCCGCTCAGCGAGTTTGCCGACTCCTACGTGGTGCCCATGGAGTACGCCAACCGCACCGACGTGCGCTGGATGCACCTCGCCGACAAGCAAAACACCGGTCTGCTGGTAGTGGCCGACAGCCTGCTCAGTATGAGCGCCTGGCCCCACACTGAGCAGAACATCCAGAAAGCCCGCCATACCAACAAACTCCAGGACGCCGGTTTCATCACCCTCAACATCGACCTAGCGCAAATGGGCGTCGGCGGCAACACCAGCTGGGATGCCCAAGCCGCCCCCATCGACAAGTACCAGCTACCCGCCAAACCCTACAGCTACAGCTTCTATCTGCTGCCCACCGTCGGCAAGAAAGACGCTTCAACGCTGGCCCGAAACATTCGATTTAACAGTCAATCGAAACGCAATGCTCAATAA
- the galB gene encoding beta-galactosidase GalB — protein MPRLLPFLLLLLLLGTRQAADAKPRPAGRVVAEFNKGWKFFLGDEAQAKETAFNDASWRQLTLPHDWSIEGKFDEKNPAKPEGGGLPTGIGWYRKTFTLPATKDKRVYIEFDGVYQHSDVWVNGHHLGHRPNGYISLRYDLTPHLRPAGQPNVLAVRVDNSAQPNSRWYSGSGIYRNVRLVTTNAVAVDHWGTFVTTPQISAATATVAMQTQILNTAGGQAPVNLQTVVLDAQGKEVARQLTKNISLTDSTTRVAQSISLSNPQLWSTARPYLYRVQTTVLRGKKAVDSYETPLGVRTAVFGPQGFLLNGQVLRIQGVNQHHDLGALGAAFNVRAAERQLEILRAMGCNAIRMSHNPPAPELLDLCDRMGFLVMDEAFDMWQKKKNGKDYHLDFPKWHRRDLEDLVRRDRNHPSVFMWSIGNEIREQFDSTGTRLAKELTATVKRLDSTRPVTSALTEQEPDKNFISQAGVLDVLSFNYKHAEYPKLPQRFPGQIFLATETAAAFETRGHYDMPSDSVRIWPLDGKTKFTTGNPDFTASSYDNARPYWGATHEAAWGALKQNPYLTGTFVWSGFDYLGEPLPYPWPAHSSYFGVIDLAGFPKDAYYLYQSEWTTQPVLHLLPHWNWQPSQPVDVWAYYNQADEVELFLNSKSLGTKKKAPNDLHVFWRVPYAPGTLKAVSRKAGQTVLTRTIKSAGPAAKIELTADRSKLQADGKDLSFLTVRVLDAAGNLVPDAANLVKFTVSGPGFVAGVDNGYQASLEPFKADSRKAYNGMCLAIIQTTEKGGTITIQATADGLAPATVTLTSR, from the coding sequence ATGCCCCGTCTTCTCCCCTTCCTTCTGCTGCTGTTATTGCTCGGTACCCGGCAAGCTGCCGACGCCAAGCCGCGGCCAGCCGGGCGGGTAGTAGCGGAGTTCAACAAGGGCTGGAAATTCTTTCTCGGCGACGAGGCGCAGGCCAAAGAAACAGCTTTCAACGATGCCAGCTGGCGGCAGTTAACCTTGCCGCACGATTGGAGCATTGAAGGCAAATTCGACGAGAAAAACCCCGCCAAACCCGAGGGCGGCGGCCTACCTACCGGCATCGGCTGGTACCGCAAAACGTTCACACTGCCCGCTACCAAGGATAAGCGTGTCTACATCGAGTTTGATGGCGTGTACCAGCACAGCGACGTGTGGGTGAACGGCCACCACCTGGGGCACCGCCCCAACGGCTACATTTCTCTCCGCTACGACCTTACGCCTCACCTGCGCCCCGCAGGCCAGCCCAACGTGCTGGCCGTGCGGGTCGATAACTCGGCCCAGCCGAACTCGCGCTGGTACTCCGGTTCGGGCATCTACCGCAACGTGCGGCTGGTCACCACCAACGCCGTAGCCGTAGACCACTGGGGCACTTTCGTGACGACGCCGCAAATCAGCGCCGCAACCGCCACGGTAGCCATGCAAACCCAGATCCTTAACACGGCGGGCGGGCAAGCACCAGTGAATCTGCAAACGGTGGTGCTGGATGCGCAGGGCAAGGAAGTGGCCCGGCAACTCACCAAAAACATCAGCCTGACAGATTCTACAACCCGCGTGGCGCAGTCCATCAGCCTCAGCAACCCGCAGTTGTGGTCAACCGCGCGGCCCTACCTGTACCGGGTGCAGACCACCGTACTGCGCGGCAAGAAGGCTGTGGATTCCTATGAAACGCCGCTGGGCGTGCGTACGGCTGTGTTTGGGCCGCAAGGTTTCCTGCTGAATGGCCAAGTGCTGCGCATTCAGGGCGTCAATCAGCACCACGATTTGGGGGCGTTGGGAGCGGCCTTCAACGTGCGGGCCGCCGAGCGGCAGTTGGAAATCCTGCGAGCTATGGGCTGCAACGCCATTCGGATGTCGCACAACCCACCCGCGCCCGAGCTGCTCGACTTGTGCGACCGGATGGGCTTTCTGGTCATGGACGAGGCCTTCGACATGTGGCAGAAAAAGAAGAACGGCAAAGACTACCACCTCGACTTCCCAAAGTGGCACCGGCGCGACCTGGAGGACCTAGTGCGGCGCGACCGGAACCACCCGAGCGTATTCATGTGGAGCATCGGCAACGAAATTCGAGAGCAGTTCGACAGCACTGGCACGCGCCTCGCCAAGGAACTGACCGCCACCGTGAAGCGCCTCGATTCTACCCGCCCCGTCACGTCGGCCCTCACGGAGCAGGAGCCCGACAAGAACTTCATCAGTCAGGCCGGCGTGCTTGATGTGCTGAGCTTCAACTACAAGCACGCGGAATATCCCAAGCTACCCCAGCGCTTCCCCGGCCAGATTTTCCTGGCCACCGAAACCGCTGCGGCCTTCGAAACCCGCGGCCACTACGATATGCCGTCGGACAGTGTCCGCATCTGGCCCCTGGACGGCAAAACCAAGTTCACCACCGGCAACCCCGACTTCACGGCTTCCAGCTACGACAACGCCCGGCCCTACTGGGGCGCCACCCACGAGGCGGCCTGGGGCGCCCTCAAGCAGAACCCGTACCTAACCGGCACCTTCGTGTGGAGCGGCTTCGACTACCTCGGCGAGCCGCTGCCCTACCCTTGGCCGGCGCACAGCTCCTATTTTGGTGTCATCGACCTGGCTGGCTTCCCCAAAGACGCTTATTATCTGTACCAGAGCGAGTGGACCACCCAGCCCGTGCTGCACCTGCTGCCGCATTGGAACTGGCAGCCCAGCCAACCCGTGGACGTGTGGGCCTACTACAATCAAGCCGATGAGGTGGAACTGTTCCTGAACAGTAAGTCGCTCGGCACCAAAAAGAAAGCCCCCAACGACCTGCACGTATTCTGGCGCGTGCCCTACGCCCCCGGCACGCTCAAAGCCGTATCGCGCAAAGCCGGCCAAACCGTCCTGACGCGCACCATCAAATCCGCAGGCCCAGCCGCCAAAATCGAGCTAACCGCCGACCGGAGCAAGCTGCAAGCCGACGGCAAAGACCTGTCATTTCTGACGGTGCGGGTGCTGGATGCCGCCGGCAACCTGGTGCCCGACGCTGCCAACCTCGTGAAGTTCACCGTCAGCGGCCCCGGCTTCGTGGCGGGCGTGGACAACGGCTACCAAGCCAGCCTAGAGCCTTTCAAAGCCGACTCGCGCAAGGCCTACAACGGCATGTGCCTGGCCATCATCCAGACAACCGAAAAAGGCGGCACCATCACCATCCAAGCCACCGCCGACGGCCTTGCGCCTGCAACGGTAACCTTAACGAGCCGGTAA